GATGCCGCCCTTAATAATGTACTGCCAGTAAGGGTTCACGCCGATATAGGTCAGGCCGTAGTTGATAACCGTAAAGATGATAACCCCGGTCACCACGCCCAGTACCGTCCCCACCCCGCCGCTGAACGACACGCCGCCGACCACGCACGCCGCAATCGCATCCAGCTCATACATAAAGCCGAGGTTGTTGGTGGCCGAACCGATACGCCCCGCTTCCAGCATCCCGCCAAAGGCATAAAACACGCCAGACAGGGCATAAATCATGATCAGGTTCAGCGCCACGTTAACGCCGGACACTTTCGCCGCTTCCGGGTTGCCCCCGATAGCGAAGATGTTTTTCCCGAAGCGGGTTTTGTTCCAAAGCACCCAGACGAACAGCACCGCAAACAGGGCGTAGAACGTGATATAGGACAGGCGGAAGCTGCCCAGCGCAATAAAGCCCTGTGTGAAGGTCGAGAAGTGAGAATCAAAACCGGAAATCGGCGATGCCCCCACGAAGTCGTAATACAGGGAGTTGATCCCGTACACGATGATCATGGTGCCCAGGGTGGTAATAAACGGCGTCACGTTCAGGTAGGCAATGATAATCCCGTTCACCAGGCCAATCACCGCGCCCACGGCGCAAACAATCAGCAGCACCAGCGGAATCGGCATCGTGTGCATGTCCGGGAACACCTTGTTGACGTTATCCATGGATTGCAAAAGCGTTGCCGCGACAACCGCCGCCAGCCCAACCTGACGCCCCGCGGACAAGTCGGTCCCCTGGGTCACAATCAGCCCGGCCACGCCCAGCGCGATAATAATACGCACCGAGGACTGAGTCAGAATGTTACTCAGGTTAAGCAGACTTAAGAAGGTCGGATCCTGGAAAATGATGATCGCCAGCAGCACCAGCAGCACCACGTAGATGCCGCCCTCTTTTAGATAAGTTAGAAAACTCTTCTTATTTAACGCACTCATTTTTAATAGCCCCTAAATCATCACAGGTGCACAGACGCAAGACGGAGGATTTCGTTCTGCGTTGTTGTTTTGGTGTCTACAATTCCGGCCACGAGCCCGTTGCTCATGACCAGAATACGGTCTGTAATCCCTAACAATTCCGGCATCTCGGACGAAATGATAATGATCCCTTTCCCTTTTTTGGCCAGTTCGGCAATCAGTTGGTAAATCTCAAACTTGGCGCCAACGTCAATGCCGCGCGTCGGTTCATCCAGCATCAGGATTTCCGGTTGAGTAAGCAGCCAGCGGCCAATAATGACTTTTTGCTGGTTACCGCCGGACAGTGAGCCGATGGAGGTCCGGTGCCCCGGCGTTTTCACGCGCATGGAGTCGATAACCCACTGGGTATCGCTTTTCATGCGGGAGTTATCCAGCAGGCCGACCTTGTTTTTGTAATTACGAATATTGGAAATGAGTGAGTTAAAGCCGATATCCAGGTAGGCGTAAATCCCGGTCGAGCGGCGCTCTTCAGTCACCAGCGCAAAGCCGTGATTAATCGCTTCGTTCGCGCTGCTGTTGTTAATCTTTTTGCCGTGCAGCTTAATGGTGCCGCCAGATTTTTCGCGGATACCAAACAGCGTTTCCACAATGTCGGTACGCTTCGCGCCGACCAGGCCGGCAATGCCGAGGATTTCCCCTTTGTGCAGATCAAAGGAAATATCGCGAATCGATGGCTGCCGCAGCGAGGTCAGGTTGCGTACTTCGAGGATAACTTCGCCCGGCACGTTGGATTTGTCCGGGAAGCGTTGGTTCAGGGAGCGGCCCACCATCATGGCGATGATTTTGTCCATATCCAGCCCTTCCAGCGGCTGGGTGGCAATCCACTGCCCGTCGCGCAAAATAGTAATTTCATCGCACAGCTGGAATATTTCTTCCATTTTATGGGAGATATAAACAATGCCGCAGCCGCGATCTTTTAATTTGCGAATGATTTTAAAAAGATGATTAACTTCTTTTTCCGTCAGCGATGACGTTGGCTCGTCCATAATAACGATTTTGGCGTTATAGGAAAAAGCCTTGGCGATTTCAATCATTTGCATTTGAGAAACAGATAGCGTACCGACGCGGGCTCGCGGGTCGATATCAATATCCAGCTCGTCAAATATCTCTTTGGTGTCGCGGTACATTTTATCCTGATCGACAAACACGCCTTTGGTCGGGTAGCGCCCAAGCCACATGTTGTCCATCACGGTGCGCTGCAGAACCAGGTTAAGCTCCTGATGCACCATAGAAATACCGTTTTCCAGCGCCTCTTTCGTGCTGCTGAAATTCACCTCTTTTCCCTGAAAAAGGATACTGCCGGAATCTTTGCTGTAGATCCCAAAAAGGCATTTCAATAATGTCGATTTGCCCGCACCGTTTTCACCCATCAGGGCGTGAATAGAGTGTGGACGCACTTTTAAATTAACATTATCCAGTGCCTTGACGCCGGGGAAGGATTTATTAATGCCGGTCATTTCCAGCAAAAATTCCGTCGGCGTAGCTGAGTTATTGTCGACCATAATTATACCTGTGTCGCTGAGTAACTGGCCTAAAGCCGGGCGCAGGGTTCTGCGCCCGTATACAACAAAAAAACGTTATACCCTTAATAATTCGAGCTGCAGGACAAAAGACTTTCAAGTCTTTTGAACAGCGCATTGCGCTTGCCCCGTCGGGGCGAGGCTCTGCCGAGTAACGCAGCAAGCTCACGGATCCCCAGGCGCTTACATCAAGTAAGTCACTGGGGTGAGCGAGTGCAGTTAACGTCCCTGCGGCTCAAAGGATGACGGGTATTTATTTGCCGATGAACTGTGCGAGATTATCTTTATCCACGCCTACATAAGGTACGCGTACGATTTTGTTCTCAATCTTCCAGTTAGTGCCTTCGGCGGCTGGCTTACCGTCGGCCAGGTTTTTCGCCAGGTCGAAGGTGGCTTTTGCCTGGTTGTTGGCGTCGTTCAGCACGGTACCGGCCATTGCACCGGATTTCACCAGCGCCAGCGCTTCCGGCAGGGCATCTACGCCAAAGACTGGAATAGAGGTTTTGTTGTGCGCTTTCAGCGCTTCTACTGCACCCATTGCCATCGCGTCGTTGTTAGCGATAACCACTTCGATTTTGTTAGCGTTCGGGCCGGAAAGCCACGCATCCATTTTGTCTTTAGCCTGAGCGGTATCCCACATGGCGGTATCCAGCTGCAGTTGCTGAGTTTTCAGACCTTTATCGTTCAGCTCTTTGATAACGTAGGTGGTACGCGCTTCGGCATCCGGGTGGCCCGGTTCACCTTTCAGCAGCACGAACTGGATCTGGCCGTCTTTGTTCAGATCCCAGGCCGGGTTAGCCGCCCAGTGTTTAGCGATCAGGTCGCCCTGGATGATGCCGGACTCTTTGGAGTCGGTACCAACGTAGTAAGCTTTGTCGTAGCTATCCAGCGCTTTACGGGAAGGTTCTTTGTTGAAGAACACAACCGGCACGTTTTGCGCGCGTGCTTTTTCGATTACGGTGCCCGCTGCAGCCGGGTCAACCAGGTTGATGGCCAGCGCTTTCACGCCTTTGGCCAGCAGAACGTCGATCTGGTCGTTCTGTTTGGACTGGTCGTTTTGGGAGTCGTTCATCAGCAGCTGTACGTCAGGTGACGCTTTCGCATCTTTCTCGATAGCTTTACGAACCACTGACATGAAGTTGTCGTCGTATTTATAAATCGTCACACCAATACGGTCAGCGGCGTTCGCTGCGGCACCAAACAGCATGCAGGACATCACGGCGGACAGAGTCAAAACCTTCTTATTCATGGTATCTCCGGTTTTTATTTTGCAGGGTAGTTCGCGTTCGAAACCAGGCAGGACAGTAATGTTATGAAAAAGTTACTGAATGCCGAAGTTATCCTAAAAAAATGTGCACTTCCGTGTTCGGTAACAATCCAATACTGCGTTTTTATGATAGCTAGTGGCCTTATCACGATGCTAAAAGTGAGCAGTCACCGTTACATAGTGTTTCAGCTGATAAAACGCTGACATAATAGTCAGCGCAATGTTAATTAACTGTGAATTTACTCACAGATTGAAACCGGTTACATCTAACTCTTTGACAGCGGAGTGATCGACGCCACATTTTGTTTTATCGCGACCGAATGACGGCGGACTAAAGTCGGCATAAAACAGTGCGTTACATCACTGTTCAGCTGGCCTGCCGCACCCTGTAACGCCAGTTCTGTCGCCAGGCGCGCCATAGAAACCACCGGATAGCGCACGGTCGTCAGCTGTGGGTCGGTGTAGCGGGCAATGGGAATATCGTCGAAGCCGATGATGGAAACATGCTGCGGTACGGCGATGCCGTTGTCTTTTAGCGCCGTTAGCGCGCCGGCCGCCATGCTGTCGTTATAAGAAAAGACTGCGCTCAGCTGCAGGTTACGACCCAGCAGCTCAACCATCGCGGCCTCTCCGCCCTGCATGTCCGGCGTGCCCATTCCAACCCAGCCCTCCGGCGGCGAAATCCCCTGCTCTTCCAGCGCCTGTAGCCAGCCCTGATGCCGCTGGTCGTTATCTTCAATCTGATGGCTTGAGGCCAGATAACCGATGCGCGAGTGGCCCTGGTTCAGCAGCATCCGCGTGGCCATCACCGCCCCGCTGACGTTGTCCAGGCAGACGCAGCGATGGGCATAGCCGGGCACCAGGCGATTGATCAGCACCATGCCGGGCACCTGTTCCAGAAAATTAGCCAGCTCCTCATCGCTCAGCGCCTTTGCGTGCACAATTAGCGCGCTACAGCGCTGGCGGATGAGCACTTCTATGGCATGGCGTTCTTTCTCTGCCTGGTGGTAGCTGTTGCCGATCAGCAAATATTTATTGTGCTGCTGGGCAACCACGTCCACGGCTTTCACCAGCGCCCCGAAGAAGGGGTCGGACACGTCCATCACTACCACACCAATGGTGTCGCTCACCTGAGTGGCCAGCGCTTGCGCATTGGCATTTGGACGGTAGCCCAGCTCAGAAACCGCCAGCATGACATTTTCGCGCGTTTCCGGGCTGACCAGCGCGCTGTTATTTAATACTCGGGATACTGTCGCTACTGAAACCCCGGCGATACGGGCAACGTCACGAATGGTAATCGGCGTTGGGGGAGTCGGTCTCATAGGTGCACCCTGTTTTAGGCAAGGTGGCTATTTTGCGGCGAGTGGGGGGCGGTTCGACGTGAAGTTGATCACAGTGATGAAAGCGGTTACATACAATTCGTTAACCTTTGTGACGAATATCATTATCTCTGTGCTTTGCGTAATGCATTCCCTGAGGCACGGGCGGTTAACTGTCTCCATACCCATTCCACCGGCCCCTGGCGGAAATAGCGCAGCCAGAAGACCGACAGCAGAATATTCACCATCCACACGGCAGGCACAAAGGCCAGCAGCGCGAGGCGGTCAAATTTCATATATAAACCAAAGCGATAGAACAAGGTTGTGCAGATAACTGTTTGCAGCAGGTAATTGGTCAGCGCCATCCGCCCGACGCAGGCAATCCAGCCCACCAGCCGGAAGCGTGACAGCTGTGGCCAGAATCCCCAGGCCAGCGCGGCGTAGCCAATAGCCTGAAACGGGGCGCTCAGCTCGCGCGGGGCCTGTAACAGCAACGCACACCAGCGGGGATCCCATTTCAACTGCCACTGGGCCACTATCGCCGGCAGGTTAATCGCCATGCCGATGGCGATCAAAATGGCTCCGGTTCGCCGGTAGTGTTTCAGGCTGAACTCCCCTTTCAGCCAGCCGCTGCGCATCAGCGCCGCACCAATCAGCATCATGCCTGCCAGCTGCCAGCCGTATTGCGCGCCCAGCGCCACAAGGTTTGACGAGAGTAAATCTGCGCGATTGCTGATAGCCTCCACGCCGCCGCCGAGCTTCCACCATTGCTCATACTGCAGATTAGCGGCGTCAGGCACCCAGGAGCGGTTAACGCCGCTGCCTGAAATAACGCCCAGCAGCAGCAGCACGCCAATGCCGATGAGGTATAGCACCGCCCCGGTGTTAAATAGCTGCTTTTGCCCGGTTGCGTCACGAATCAATCGCCAGCACACCAGCCCGGTCAGGCCGTAAGCCAGCAAAATGTCACCGTCCCACAGCAGGAGCGTGTGAATAAATCCCAGCAGCACCAGCAGCGTCAGCCGCGACTGGATCCAGCGTGAGCCACGGGCCAGCAGTATTTGCAGGCCTGCCCCAAACAGCAGCGCAAAAAGCGTGAGAAATTTAACTTCGGCAAACAGGTCCATTACCGCCCAGGTCCAGGCGTCGCGGGAAGTTATCTCGCCATACCAGGCCGGGTTGAGATAAGCCGCCTTCGGCAGGCCAAAGGCGACAATATTGAGCAGCAGGATGCCCAGAATGGCGGTACCGCGGACAAAGTCCAGGGTGACATTTCTCTCCACGGATACCTGCCTGAGGGGATTAATTGTGGCGTACTGCGCGCAGGAACTCCTGACGCGTATTCTGACTGGACTTAAACAGGCCGCCGAGCGACGTGGTGGTGGTCGCACTGGTGGCATCTTTTACGCCACGCGCTTTCACGCAGTAATGCACCGCATCGATGGAAACCGCGACGTTGTTGGTGCCCAGCAGCGTTTGCAGCGCAATCAGGATCTGCTGGGTCAGGCGTTCCTGAACCTGCGGACGCTGAGCGAAAAACTGCACGATGCGGTTAATTTTGGACAAGCCAATGACGGTCTCTTTCGGGATATACGCCACGGTAGCTTTGCCGTCGATAGTCACGAAGTGGTGCTCGCAGGTGCTAGTCAGGGTGATATCGCGCACGGTGACCATTTCATCCACCTTCATTTTGTTTTCAATGACGGTGATTTTCGGGAAATTGGCGTAATCCAGACCGGAGAAAATTTCATCGACATACATTTTTGCGATGCGATGCGGGGTTTCCATCAGGCTGTCGTCACTCAAATCGAGATTAAGCAGCTGCATGATTTCCGTCATATGGGCGGCAATCTGGCTTTTCCGGGTTTCATTATCCAGTTCACGCAACGGCGGACGCAGCGGTGTTTCCAGACCGCGCGCAACCAGCGCCTCATGAACCAGGGCGGCTTCTTTTGAGAGTGATGACATGCTGTTTTCTCCTGCAGGTGTGGCTGACCTCTGCCCTTCATGAGGCAAAGTGTCCGCTTATTGTGCGGCAGCACGTGCTTAGAATCCAGTAGTGCCGGGCATAATTATTGAAATCGAAAATACCGTTCATGGCCTGAGCGGCCGAGAACAATACCGTTGCGGCCATAATGCGGGATGGCTAGACTCAGGTGAAGTGAAAGTTGTTCATAAGTCTTGAAAATAGATAAGGATCCTCTGGATGGAATTACTGGAAGAACACCGATGTTTCGAAGGCTGGCAGCAGCGCTGGCGCCACCCGTCTACCGTGCTTAACTGCCCCATGACGTTCAGTATTTTTCTCCCACCTCCGGCAAGCGCCACGCCACCGCCGGTGGTTTACTGGCTTTCCGGGCTAACCTGCAACGATGAAAACTTCACGACCAAAGCGGGCGCGCAGCGCGTTGCAGCAGAGCTTGGCATTGTGCTGGTGATGCCGGACACCAGCCCGCGGGGCGAAGACGTTCCTAACGATGCAGGCTACGACCTGGGCCAGGGCGCGGGCTTTTATCTCAACGCAACTCAGCAGCCGTGGGCTACGCACTTCCGCATGTACGATTACCTGCGCGACGAACTACCGCAGCTGATTGCGGATAATTTTAGCGTCAGTGAAAAAGCGTCGATCTTTGGTCACTCCATGGGCGGGCATGGTGCATTAATGATGGCCCTGAAAAACCCCGGGCGCTTCCGGTCGGTATCTGCTTTTGCGCCGATTGTTAACCCGACCCGCGTGCCGTGGGGGCAAAAAGCCTTTAAAGCCTATCTCGGTACGGATGAGTCCTTGTGGCAAGACTGGGACAGCTGCTGCCTGCTGGCTAAAGCCCCGCAGTCGGCACAATTGCCTATGCTCATCGACCAGGGGGATGACGACCAATTCCTCGCCGACCAGCTAAGGCCAGAAGAGTTTGAAAAAGTCGCGCAGGAGAAGGGCTGGCCGCTGGCGCTGCGTATTCAGCCGGGCTGTGACCACAGCTACTATTTCATTGCGACGTTTGTTGAGGATCATCTTCGTTTTCACGCGGAGCATTTGCAGGGTTAGTGAGTTGCCCTCCCCCTAATCTTAGCGGTGAGCGCTCTGTTACTCCGTTATTTTCCGTTCACCTGAGAATCTATTTCCCCTGCACGTTCGCAGCACGGTGAACGTGTCAGGTGGCATTCCCCCCGGCGCCCGGCGAGCTCTTCGCCGCTGAAGCGGTAAACCCACCGGCTATGAGAGCCGGGAGCAAATCTTCCCCTCACTCCAGCCCTCTCCCCAAAGGGGCGAGGGAGAAAACAAAAGTTATGGGAAACTTTGTTTTCTCCCTCTCCTTTCCAGGGTGAGGGTCAGGGTGAGGGTAAAAATAAGAAGCGAGGCACGGTTCCGGCTTAAATCGCCTCCGTTTTCTCTCCGACTGGCCAGGGTCCGGACGTCGGGAACGGCCGGAGGCTGAGAGCGTCTGGAACGCATCTCCGCCGACCCAGGACCAGGAGATAAAACGGAGGTCTGCCGCTTTAGCGGTCGATTTATTTGGCCGGGAGTCCGGGGTCTCGGGGAAGTGACGGTGACTTCCCCTAGTCGTTCACCGGTGCGGTGGCCACATATGAAGCTGGAATTAAGGTGAACGGAACTTTAGCCGACCCTTTTTAGAGGACAGGAAAAGCGCCCAACAACTTAGAAACTATAATCCAGCGCCATAAAGTAGCGACGACCGTCTTCGTTATAGCTGTAGATATCACGATTCAGATCTTTGTCGCCCAGGTTCAGAACCCCAGCCCGCACCTTGACGTTCTTCGTCGCTTTCCAGGCACCGCCGGTGTTCCACACGATATAGCCGCCAGGCGTTTTATCCGTCGCGGAGACCGCACGCTGTTTGCCGGTGTAGTTTGCAGAAACATAGAACGACCAGTCCTCGAGCGGCGCCCAGTCAACGGTACCGTTAGCCGTGTGGAACGACTGCTGCTGCAGCGGTTTATTGCCACCGTTGCTCAGATCGCGCCCGTCGTTATAGGTGTAGTTCAGCGACAGCTTCCACTGGTCGTTAAACGGTATTTTCAGCTCGGTTTCCACGCCGCGAATACGCGCTTTGTTCACGTTGTAATAGCGGAAGATAGGGTTACCGCTCCTATCAAAGCCCACAAAGTTTGAGTAAGACGGCGCTACGCTGCGGTTCGCAGTACGCTGGATATCAATCATATCCTCAACGTTGTTCTGGAAGGCAGTCACGCTGCCGCTCACCCCGTCCAGAAAGCCTTCATCCCCGGCGTAATACAGCCCCAGCTCAAAGCTTTCGCTGGTTTCCGGTTTCAGGTCAGGGCTACCGACAATCTGGCAGGCGCCACGGCAGGATCTGCTGGTCCAGTCCGGGCTAAGCTGCAGCAGGGACGGGGCTTTAAATGCCGTGGCCCAGCCGCCTTTGACGGTGAGGGTATCCGTCGCGCTATAGACGAGATATGCCCGCGGGCTCCAGTGGTCGCCGTAGGTTTCATGGTCATCCATACGAATGCCGGTGGTCAGCGCCAGCGGTTCGAAGATGCGCCATTCGTCCTCGATAAACAGGGCGTACTGGCTGGCCGAGGTATTCGAGCTATTGCCGCCGGTAATATTCACCGGGTCGCTCAGCTTGTCGTGACGCCACTCCCCGCCAAAGGTCAGGAACTGGTTGATATCGCTCAGCGGCAGTACCAGCTTACCGTCGAGGCTGTTGTTGCGTGAGGTGATAGCCGCGCTGTTGCCCGGGTTCAGGTTATCAATTTTGTCGCCGTAGAAACGCAGCTCGGTATTGCCGAAGCCCCAGCGCCCGTTATGCCCGAGGGAATAATCCTGACGTTCGATACGATTCTTATCCAGCGAGTCTGATTCCCTGTCCTGGCGGTCAAAGCCGTAGCCCAGGGTGACATCCTGATTATCAGCCGGTGTCCAGGCAAATTCCGTGCTGGCATTGCGGGAAGTGAAACCTTCAATCTGCGGCGTCAGGCCATTGGCGTTCGTCGTCGATGCCTGCTGGCCATCCTTCTGGCGCTTACCGAGGCTGCCATAGACTTTTACGCCCAGCACGTCGTCAATCAACGGGCCGCTGGTGAAGAAGTTACCGTTATAGGTGTCGCCGCGATCGCGGTGTTCCTGCACGGTGGAATCTACGGTGAAAGTGCCATGCCAGGCTTTGCCGACTTTACGGGTGATGATGTTCACCACGCCGCCAAGGGCATCTGAGCCATAAAGAGAAGACATCGGCCCGCGCACCACTTCGATGCGCTCAATCGCATCCGCCGGGATCCAGTTCAGGTCAAAGTCGTTATGGCGGAATACCGCATTGCGGGAGTTGACTCGTTTACCGTCTACCAGAATCAGGGTATAGCTGCTGTCCAGGCCGCGAAGACTGACGCCACGGCGGTTATCCCCTTCGTTGGTCAACTGGACGCCGGGCACGTTCTGCAGCACATCTTTCAGATTGTTAACTGGTTTTTTTTGCAGTTCGTCCCGGGTGATCACGCTGATACTGGCGGGCGCATCTTTGAGGTTTTGTTCGGTGGCAGACGCGGTGACAACGAGGGTTTCTTCGCGATCGTCAGCGATGACGGGGAATGCAAGACTGAGTACAGACGCACAAAGTCCTCCCCGGACAATGGGATTCAACCTTAACATTTCTTTCTCTCCATGAGGTGAATTACAAACGAAACTACCGTTTAGCGCTCACATTGCACTATGCGCCAGCGGCTACATTGGCCGCCGGCTGCATATTGTGTTCCATAGTATTCCTGAACTGCGTTGTTATACGGTGGGCGTTTCCACCAGGCCGTCGATCAGCACCTGGGCAACCCCCTGTGAGCAGCGTTCAATGCGCCCCTTCACCCCGTAAACCTGGGCCAGACTGCGCGGAGTAATCACATCCTCCGGCTCACCGCTGGCAACCAGTTTGCCGTCGCGCAGCATGAGAACATGCTCGCTATGGCGTAAAGCAATATTGATATCATGCACCACAACAACGGTGACGATATTGCGCTCGCGGGTTTCGCGGGCGACCAAATCCATGACGTGGAACTGATAATTCAAATCCAGCGCGCTCAGCGGCTCATCGAGCAGCAGCAGGGACGGACGGCGAATCAAAGACTGCGCCAGGCCAACCAGCTGTTTTTGCCCGCCGGAAAGCTGGTCGAGATAGCTCAGCGCCAGATGCGAGATCCCCAGCTGTTTCAGCAGTTCCATAACCTGAGCTTCGCTTTCGGCGCTGTGACGGCCACCGGATGCGCGCTGCGCCACGATAATGGATTCCAGCACATGCAAATGAACGCCCTGCGGCAGCGACTGCGGCAGATAAACCACTTTTTCAGCGCGTTTGGCAAACGGCAGAGCCATCAGGTCTTCACCGTCCAGATACAGCTGCCCTTCCGCGCGATTCAGCCCCGCTAACGAACGCAGCAGCGTCGATTTGCCGCAGCCGTTCGGCCCCAGCAGCACGGTAATTTTGCCGCGCGGCAGCGCAGGCACGCTGAGGTTTTCGATAATTTTACGCTTTGGGTAACCGGCGTTGAATGCATCAATCTTTAAGCCCTGCATCACACGTTCCCCTTATGGCGCAGAATAATACTCAGGAAGAACGGCACGCCCACCAGCGAGGTGACAATCCCCACCGGAAT
This Klebsiella michiganensis DNA region includes the following protein-coding sequences:
- the mglC gene encoding beta-methylgalactoside transporter permease (ABC transporter; functions in galactose transport; part of MglA2C2B transporter complex) translates to MSALNKKSFLTYLKEGGIYVVLLVLLAIIIFQDPTFLSLLNLSNILTQSSVRIIIALGVAGLIVTQGTDLSAGRQVGLAAVVAATLLQSMDNVNKVFPDMHTMPIPLVLLIVCAVGAVIGLVNGIIIAYLNVTPFITTLGTMIIVYGINSLYYDFVGASPISGFDSHFSTFTQGFIALGSFRLSYITFYALFAVLFVWVLWNKTRFGKNIFAIGGNPEAAKVSGVNVALNLIMIYALSGVFYAFGGMLEAGRIGSATNNLGFMYELDAIAACVVGGVSFSGGVGTVLGVVTGVIIFTVINYGLTYIGVNPYWQYIIKGGIIIFAVALDSLKYARKK
- a CDS encoding sugar ABC transporter ATP-binding protein, with amino-acid sequence MVDNNSATPTEFLLEMTGINKSFPGVKALDNVNLKVRPHSIHALMGENGAGKSTLLKCLFGIYSKDSGSILFQGKEVNFSSTKEALENGISMVHQELNLVLQRTVMDNMWLGRYPTKGVFVDQDKMYRDTKEIFDELDIDIDPRARVGTLSVSQMQMIEIAKAFSYNAKIVIMDEPTSSLTEKEVNHLFKIIRKLKDRGCGIVYISHKMEEIFQLCDEITILRDGQWIATQPLEGLDMDKIIAMMVGRSLNQRFPDKSNVPGEVILEVRNLTSLRQPSIRDISFDLHKGEILGIAGLVGAKRTDIVETLFGIREKSGGTIKLHGKKINNSSANEAINHGFALVTEERRSTGIYAYLDIGFNSLISNIRNYKNKVGLLDNSRMKSDTQWVIDSMRVKTPGHRTSIGSLSGGNQQKVIIGRWLLTQPEILMLDEPTRGIDVGAKFEIYQLIAELAKKGKGIIIISSEMPELLGITDRILVMSNGLVAGIVDTKTTTQNEILRLASVHL
- a CDS encoding sugar ABC transporter substrate-binding protein (wtih MglAC is involved in the transport of beta-methylgalactoside); translation: MNKKVLTLSAVMSCMLFGAAANAADRIGVTIYKYDDNFMSVVRKAIEKDAKASPDVQLLMNDSQNDQSKQNDQIDVLLAKGVKALAINLVDPAAAGTVIEKARAQNVPVVFFNKEPSRKALDSYDKAYYVGTDSKESGIIQGDLIAKHWAANPAWDLNKDGQIQFVLLKGEPGHPDAEARTTYVIKELNDKGLKTQQLQLDTAMWDTAQAKDKMDAWLSGPNANKIEVVIANNDAMAMGAVEALKAHNKTSIPVFGVDALPEALALVKSGAMAGTVLNDANNQAKATFDLAKNLADGKPAAEGTNWKIENKIVRVPYVGVDKDNLAQFIGK
- a CDS encoding transcriptional regulator (controls transcription of galETKM); translated protein: MRPTPPTPITIRDVARIAGVSVATVSRVLNNSALVSPETRENVMLAVSELGYRPNANAQALATQVSDTIGVVVMDVSDPFFGALVKAVDVVAQQHNKYLLIGNSYHQAEKERHAIEVLIRQRCSALIVHAKALSDEELANFLEQVPGMVLINRLVPGYAHRCVCLDNVSGAVMATRMLLNQGHSRIGYLASSHQIEDNDQRHQGWLQALEEQGISPPEGWVGMGTPDMQGGEAAMVELLGRNLQLSAVFSYNDSMAAGALTALKDNGIAVPQHVSIIGFDDIPIARYTDPQLTTVRYPVVSMARLATELALQGAAGQLNSDVTHCFMPTLVRRHSVAIKQNVASITPLSKS
- the folE gene encoding GTP cyclohydrolase (involved in the first step of tetrahydrofolate biosynthesis; catalyzes the formation of formate and 2-amino-4-hydroxy-6-(erythro-1,2,3-trihydroxypropyl)dihydropteridine triphosphate from GTP and water; forms a homopolymer) — its product is MSSLSKEAALVHEALVARGLETPLRPPLRELDNETRKSQIAAHMTEIMQLLNLDLSDDSLMETPHRIAKMYVDEIFSGLDYANFPKITVIENKMKVDEMVTVRDITLTSTCEHHFVTIDGKATVAYIPKETVIGLSKINRIVQFFAQRPQVQERLTQQILIALQTLLGTNNVAVSIDAVHYCVKARGVKDATSATTTTSLGGLFKSSQNTRQEFLRAVRHN
- a CDS encoding S-formylglutathione hydrolase, producing MELLEEHRCFEGWQQRWRHPSTVLNCPMTFSIFLPPPASATPPPVVYWLSGLTCNDENFTTKAGAQRVAAELGIVLVMPDTSPRGEDVPNDAGYDLGQGAGFYLNATQQPWATHFRMYDYLRDELPQLIADNFSVSEKASIFGHSMGGHGALMMALKNPGRFRSVSAFAPIVNPTRVPWGQKAFKAYLGTDESLWQDWDSCCLLAKAPQSAQLPMLIDQGDDDQFLADQLRPEEFEKVAQEKGWPLALRIQPGCDHSYYFIATFVEDHLRFHAEHLQG
- a CDS encoding catecholate siderophore receptor CirA (Cir; FeuA; CirA; receptor protein for siderophores (colicin IA, IB and V) and microcins (E492, H47, and M); TonB-dependent; able to transport monomers, dimer, and linear trimers of 2,3-dihydorxybenzoylserine; outer membrane protein), whose amino-acid sequence is MLRLNPIVRGGLCASVLSLAFPVIADDREETLVVTASATEQNLKDAPASISVITRDELQKKPVNNLKDVLQNVPGVQLTNEGDNRRGVSLRGLDSSYTLILVDGKRVNSRNAVFRHNDFDLNWIPADAIERIEVVRGPMSSLYGSDALGGVVNIITRKVGKAWHGTFTVDSTVQEHRDRGDTYNGNFFTSGPLIDDVLGVKVYGSLGKRQKDGQQASTTNANGLTPQIEGFTSRNASTEFAWTPADNQDVTLGYGFDRQDRESDSLDKNRIERQDYSLGHNGRWGFGNTELRFYGDKIDNLNPGNSAAITSRNNSLDGKLVLPLSDINQFLTFGGEWRHDKLSDPVNITGGNSSNTSASQYALFIEDEWRIFEPLALTTGIRMDDHETYGDHWSPRAYLVYSATDTLTVKGGWATAFKAPSLLQLSPDWTSRSCRGACQIVGSPDLKPETSESFELGLYYAGDEGFLDGVSGSVTAFQNNVEDMIDIQRTANRSVAPSYSNFVGFDRSGNPIFRYYNVNKARIRGVETELKIPFNDQWKLSLNYTYNDGRDLSNGGNKPLQQQSFHTANGTVDWAPLEDWSFYVSANYTGKQRAVSATDKTPGGYIVWNTGGAWKATKNVKVRAGVLNLGDKDLNRDIYSYNEDGRRYFMALDYSF
- a CDS encoding iron ABC transporter ATP-binding protein; translation: MQGLKIDAFNAGYPKRKIIENLSVPALPRGKITVLLGPNGCGKSTLLRSLAGLNRAEGQLYLDGEDLMALPFAKRAEKVVYLPQSLPQGVHLHVLESIIVAQRASGGRHSAESEAQVMELLKQLGISHLALSYLDQLSGGQKQLVGLAQSLIRRPSLLLLDEPLSALDLNYQFHVMDLVARETRERNIVTVVVVHDINIALRHSEHVLMLRDGKLVASGEPEDVITPRSLAQVYGVKGRIERCSQGVAQVLIDGLVETPTV